GTGGATATCATGGAGGGTTGTAGCCCTTTTTTTTCGTCCTTGTCAAATGCCATCACGTAACTTTGAAACAAGCTCTATTTTTAAAATCGATAGCAGCAAAAATTTCGGCGTTGAGTTCGCTTGTCGCCGTTCCCGGCGGAACGACATTCAATTCGATTTCGAACGGTTCGGACGTCGGAGGAAGACACGTCTGGTCGTCGCAGCCCTGAAAATTCAGCCGGCCCTTGATTGTCCGTTTTCCAGGCGCGGCCTTGTCCGGAACGGACAGAAGAAGACCGAAATGAATGTCCCCGTCATAGACCGTGATTTCACCTTCGGTATAGTCGAAACGGGCCATGCGGGCCTGAGGATAGACCATCTCGATCAGAATCAGATCCTCCGTCTCATCGCAGGAAAGAACCGTGGGGATGATGAAAGGATCGTCCTGGACGGGACCGTTGATGTGCCAGCCCGGAACGATCCGGGCCCGCACGGCCAGTTTGATCGTGCCTCCGGACGCCACACCGTCCGCGGAGAGATACGGCTGGACGGCGACGATGGGTGTTTCCTCGGCCATGACCGGGGCCGCCGGTCGGGTGGGAAATGCGGCGGATATCATCGCGACGGAGACGGCGGCCGCGGCAAGGATGTGTTTCATAATCGTTCTCCCGGTCTTCTTCACAAGGTGCGGATTATTTTATGTTGAATCCGCGGCGGTGTAAACAA
The DNA window shown above is from Acidobacteriota bacterium and carries:
- a CDS encoding protein-disulfide reductase DsbD family protein produces the protein MKHILAAAAVSVAMISAAFPTRPAAPVMAEETPIVAVQPYLSADGVASGGTIKLAVRARIVPGWHINGPVQDDPFIIPTVLSCDETEDLILIEMVYPQARMARFDYTEGEITVYDGDIHFGLLLSVPDKAAPGKRTIKGRLNFQGCDDQTCLPPTSEPFEIELNVVPPGTATSELNAEIFAAIDFKNRACFKVT